A window of the Streptomyces luomodiensis genome harbors these coding sequences:
- a CDS encoding ATP-binding protein, whose amino-acid sequence MATVELRFSALPEHVRTARLVAAAVARRAGVDEAVLDEVRLAVGEACTRAVGLHLSNGVEAPVRVMLTEEEKKFSIEVGDESPTSAALAPGSHPEVEDEAEGEDEMGLAVISGLVDDVEVTTSATGGLIRMSWPTASQPLVS is encoded by the coding sequence ATGGCCACCGTCGAACTCCGCTTCAGCGCGCTGCCCGAGCACGTCAGGACCGCCCGTCTTGTCGCGGCGGCCGTGGCGCGCCGGGCGGGGGTGGATGAGGCCGTGCTCGACGAGGTGCGGCTCGCGGTCGGCGAGGCATGCACGCGTGCGGTCGGGCTCCACCTGAGCAATGGGGTGGAGGCACCGGTGCGGGTGATGCTGACCGAGGAGGAGAAGAAGTTCTCCATCGAGGTGGGTGACGAATCCCCGACCTCGGCGGCCCTGGCGCCCGGCTCCCACCCGGAGGTGGAGGACGAGGCCGAGGGCGAGGACGAGATGGGACTCGCCGTCATCAGCGGGCTCGTCGACGATGTCGAGGTGACGACCAGCGCGACCGGTGGGTTGATCCGGATGAGCTGGCCGACCGCTTCCCAGCCCCTGGTGTCCTAG
- the bldG gene encoding anti-sigma factor antagonist BldG — protein MDLSLSTRTVDDRTVVEVGGEIDVYTAPKLREQLVELVNDGNYHLVVDMEGVDFLDSTGLGVLVGGLKRVRAHEGSLRLVCNQERILKIFRITGLTKVFPIHTSVEDAVAATD, from the coding sequence GTGGACCTGTCCCTGTCGACCCGGACCGTCGACGACCGCACGGTCGTCGAGGTCGGTGGCGAGATTGATGTATACACCGCGCCCAAGCTGCGTGAGCAGCTGGTCGAGCTTGTCAACGACGGCAACTACCACCTGGTCGTCGACATGGAGGGCGTCGACTTTCTCGACTCCACCGGACTCGGCGTGCTCGTCGGCGGGCTCAAGCGAGTGCGGGCCCACGAGGGCTCGCTGCGCCTGGTCTGCAACCAGGAGCGCATTCTGAAGATCTTCCGCATCACCGGCCTGACCAAGGTGTTCCCGATTCACACCTCGGTCGAGGACGCTGTCGCGGCGACCGACTGA
- a CDS encoding DEAD/DEAH box helicase, giving the protein MAFNHLPAGVHDALSPLSVRPVTHSVSMAHNQIPRQTGIHPSPRAVLGRLSTGAGRGTRITHTEHLPPRPGTHAHWPSAIRPEVIDAIRASGIERPWTHQARTAEHALRGESVVVATGTASGKSLAYLAPVLSTLLDGSEAPSGRGTTALYLSPTKALAADQRRAVAGLAAPLGTGVRAAVYDGDTPVEEREWVRQYANYVLTNPDMLHRGILPGHPRWSSFLRALRYVVIDECHTYRGVFGSHVAQVLRRLRRVCARYGSSPVFLLASATASDPAVAASRLTGVPVVEITEDSSPRGEVVFALWEPPLTELHGEQGAPVRRTATAESADLLTDLAVQGIRTVTFVRSRRGAELIALIAQERLAEVDRSLPGRIAAYRGGYLPEERRALERALHSGELLGLAATTALELGMDIAGLDAVVVAGYPGTRASLWQQAGRAGRTGEGALAILVARDDPLDTYLVHHPDALFRQPVESTVLDPDNPYVLAPHLCAAAAELPLTEPDLELFGPATEELMPQLEQRKLLRRRATAWHWTRRERAADLTDIRGAGGSPVQVVEAATGRLLGTVDAAAAHTTVHEGAVHLHQGRSYLVKQLDLDDSVALVEEASPPYSTTARDTTAISILETATEIPWGDARLCFGSVEVTNQVVSFLRRKLITGEVLGESKLDLPPRTLRTRAVWWTVTDDQLEEARVHPQALGGALHAAEHASIGILPLFATCDRWDIGGVSVPLHPDTLLPTVFVYDGHPGGAGFAERAFHTAARWLAATREAIAACECEAGCPSCIQSPKCGNGNDPLDKKAAVRLLTTLLAGASEQPPAAE; this is encoded by the coding sequence ATGGCATTCAATCACTTACCAGCAGGCGTGCACGACGCCTTGAGCCCATTGTCCGTCAGACCAGTGACACACTCGGTGTCGATGGCCCACAACCAAATCCCGCGGCAGACGGGCATACACCCCTCACCCCGGGCCGTCCTCGGGCGGCTGAGCACCGGGGCGGGCCGGGGCACACGCATCACTCATACGGAGCACTTGCCCCCGCGTCCCGGAACCCATGCCCACTGGCCCTCGGCGATCCGTCCGGAGGTGATCGACGCCATTCGCGCGTCCGGTATCGAGCGCCCTTGGACCCACCAGGCGCGCACGGCCGAACACGCGCTGCGCGGGGAATCCGTGGTCGTGGCCACCGGAACCGCCTCCGGCAAGTCCCTCGCCTATCTGGCCCCCGTCCTCAGCACCCTGCTGGACGGCTCGGAGGCGCCCAGCGGACGGGGAACGACCGCCCTGTACCTCTCCCCCACCAAGGCGCTGGCCGCCGACCAGCGCCGCGCGGTGGCCGGCCTCGCCGCCCCGCTGGGCACCGGTGTCCGGGCGGCGGTCTACGACGGCGACACGCCCGTCGAGGAGCGCGAGTGGGTCCGCCAGTACGCGAACTATGTGCTCACCAACCCCGACATGCTGCACCGGGGCATCCTGCCCGGCCACCCCAGGTGGTCCTCCTTCCTGCGCGCGCTGCGCTATGTCGTGATCGACGAATGCCACACCTACCGGGGTGTCTTCGGCTCCCATGTGGCCCAGGTGCTGCGCAGACTGCGCCGCGTCTGCGCCCGTTACGGCTCCTCGCCGGTGTTCCTGCTCGCCTCGGCCACCGCCTCCGATCCGGCGGTCGCCGCGAGCCGACTGACCGGCGTGCCCGTCGTGGAGATCACCGAGGACAGCTCGCCCCGCGGCGAGGTCGTGTTCGCCCTCTGGGAACCGCCCCTGACCGAGCTCCACGGCGAGCAGGGCGCCCCCGTGCGCCGCACGGCCACGGCCGAATCCGCGGACCTGCTCACCGACCTGGCCGTCCAGGGGATCCGTACGGTCACCTTCGTACGCTCCCGGCGGGGCGCGGAGCTCATCGCGCTCATCGCCCAGGAGCGGCTCGCGGAGGTGGACCGCTCGCTGCCGGGCCGGATCGCCGCCTATCGCGGCGGTTACCTGCCCGAGGAGCGCCGCGCCCTGGAGCGGGCCCTGCACTCCGGTGAGCTGCTGGGGCTCGCCGCGACCACCGCCCTGGAGCTGGGGATGGACATCGCCGGGCTGGACGCCGTGGTGGTGGCGGGTTACCCCGGCACCCGCGCCTCCCTGTGGCAGCAGGCGGGGCGAGCCGGGCGCACCGGCGAAGGGGCCCTCGCGATCCTGGTGGCCCGGGACGACCCGCTGGACACCTATCTCGTCCACCACCCGGACGCCCTCTTCCGGCAGCCGGTGGAGTCCACCGTCCTGGACCCGGACAACCCCTATGTCCTCGCGCCGCATCTGTGCGCGGCCGCGGCCGAGCTTCCGCTCACCGAACCGGACCTGGAACTCTTCGGCCCCGCCACCGAGGAGCTGATGCCGCAGCTGGAGCAGCGTAAGCTGCTGCGGCGCCGGGCGACCGCCTGGCACTGGACCCGCCGTGAGCGCGCCGCCGACCTCACCGACATCCGCGGGGCGGGCGGCAGCCCGGTCCAGGTCGTGGAGGCGGCGACCGGGCGGCTGCTGGGCACCGTGGACGCCGCGGCGGCCCACACCACCGTGCACGAGGGCGCCGTCCATCTCCACCAGGGCCGGAGCTATCTCGTCAAACAGCTCGACCTCGACGACTCGGTCGCCCTGGTGGAGGAGGCCAGTCCGCCCTACTCGACCACGGCCCGCGACACCACGGCGATCTCCATCCTGGAGACCGCCACCGAGATCCCCTGGGGGGATGCGCGACTGTGCTTCGGTTCGGTCGAGGTCACCAACCAGGTCGTCTCCTTCCTGCGCCGCAAGCTGATCACCGGTGAGGTCCTCGGCGAGTCCAAACTCGACCTTCCGCCGCGCACCCTGCGCACCAGGGCCGTGTGGTGGACGGTGACCGATGACCAGCTGGAGGAGGCCCGGGTGCACCCCCAGGCCCTCGGTGGCGCCCTGCACGCCGCCGAGCACGCCTCGATCGGCATCCTGCCGCTGTTCGCCACCTGTGACCGCTGGGACATCGGCGGGGTGTCCGTCCCGCTGCACCCCGACACGCTGCTGCCGACGGTCTTCGTGTACGACGGGCATCCGGGCGGCGCGGGCTTCGCCGAGCGCGCCTTCCACACGGCCGCCCGCTGGCTGGCGGCCACCCGCGAGGCGATCGCCGCCTGCGAGTGCGAGGCGGGCTGTCCGTCCTGCATCCAGTCGCCCAAATGCGGCAACGGCAACGACCCGCTGGACAAGAAGGCCGCCGTCCGCCTGCTGACGACCCTTCTCGCCGGGGCCTCGGAGCAGCCGCCGGCCGCCGAGTGA
- a CDS encoding TadE family type IV pilus minor pilin, producing MRSSEVPVTAARAHPRARGGARGLPRARGAGRDGGFVTAEAAVALPVLALFALMLIWGLMAASAQLQCVDAARAGARAAARSEPRADAMAAARSAAPQGARVELWREGDLVRVRVRTHAAGPGPLAVSLRGEAAALAEDAVGAGGAARDAAP from the coding sequence ATGCGCAGTTCTGAGGTGCCGGTGACGGCGGCGCGGGCGCACCCGCGAGCCAGGGGCGGTGCGCGGGGCCTCCCGAGGGCTCGGGGCGCGGGACGGGACGGCGGTTTCGTCACGGCGGAGGCGGCTGTCGCGCTACCGGTGCTGGCGCTGTTCGCCCTGATGTTGATCTGGGGGCTGATGGCCGCGTCCGCGCAGCTTCAGTGCGTGGACGCGGCTCGGGCCGGGGCGAGGGCGGCGGCGCGTTCGGAGCCGAGGGCGGACGCGATGGCGGCCGCCCGCTCGGCCGCGCCTCAGGGAGCGCGGGTCGAACTGTGGCGCGAGGGAGACCTGGTGCGGGTGCGGGTCCGGACCCATGCGGCGGGTCCCGGTCCGCTGGCGGTGAGTCTGCGCGGCGAGGCGGCCGCGCTCGCCGAGGACGCGGTGGGGGCGGGCGGCGCGGCACGGGATGCGGCCCCGTGA
- a CDS encoding DUF4244 domain-containing protein — MVKQWWVRRYAAARARAEAGMATAEYAMGTIAACGFAAVLYKVVTSGTVSGALQSVIGRALDAQF, encoded by the coding sequence ATGGTGAAGCAGTGGTGGGTACGGCGGTACGCGGCGGCGCGTGCGAGGGCCGAGGCGGGCATGGCCACCGCCGAGTACGCGATGGGAACGATCGCGGCGTGTGGTTTCGCCGCGGTGCTCTACAAGGTGGTGACCAGCGGGACGGTCAGCGGTGCGCTGCAGTCGGTCATCGGACGGGCGCTCGATGCGCAGTTCTGA
- a CDS encoding type II secretion system F family protein — protein sequence MSGEVVHSLGIALAFLTAALCTASAMVEARRARTARRRLAALLPGAEHGRPRRARPWRRWRADAGAGALPAWAAAGGALPVAVVLVGGPPGWVLGFAAAWGLWRWQRHRRATAGRSGRDRRLEHLAARQIPLAADLLTACLAAGAGPRKAAEAVGGSLGGPVGERLAQTAAELRLGGEPAHAWGRIGALPGAHGLARALERAGTTGAPAVEQVSRLAAECRAEQGREAMRRADRTGVLVNAPLGGCFLPAFLLVGLAPVLIGLARGLAGDGP from the coding sequence ATGAGCGGTGAGGTTGTCCACAGCCTGGGGATCGCGCTGGCCTTCCTGACGGCGGCCCTGTGCACGGCGTCGGCGATGGTCGAGGCCCGTCGGGCGCGTACCGCCCGACGGCGGCTGGCGGCGCTGCTTCCGGGTGCGGAGCACGGTCGGCCGAGGCGGGCCCGGCCGTGGAGGCGGTGGCGGGCGGACGCCGGTGCGGGCGCCCTGCCGGCCTGGGCCGCGGCGGGTGGCGCTCTGCCGGTCGCGGTCGTCCTCGTCGGAGGGCCGCCGGGGTGGGTGCTGGGCTTCGCCGCGGCCTGGGGCCTGTGGCGGTGGCAGCGGCACCGTCGGGCAACGGCCGGGCGGTCCGGCCGGGACCGGCGCCTCGAGCATCTCGCCGCGCGCCAGATCCCGCTGGCAGCGGATCTGCTGACCGCTTGCCTGGCGGCCGGAGCCGGTCCGCGGAAGGCGGCGGAGGCGGTGGGCGGCTCGCTCGGCGGCCCGGTCGGCGAGCGGCTTGCCCAGACCGCTGCGGAGCTGCGGTTGGGAGGCGAACCGGCCCACGCTTGGGGGCGCATCGGCGCTCTGCCCGGAGCGCATGGGTTGGCGCGAGCCCTGGAGCGCGCCGGGACAACGGGCGCTCCGGCAGTGGAGCAGGTGTCCCGGCTGGCGGCCGAATGCCGGGCCGAGCAGGGGCGGGAGGCGATGAGACGGGCCGACAGGACCGGCGTGTTGGTCAACGCCCCGCTCGGGGGCTGCTTCCTCCCCGCGTTCCTGCTGGTCGGCCTGGCCCCGGTGTTGATCGGGCTGGCCCGCGGCCTGGCGGGCGACGGCCCCTGA
- a CDS encoding type II secretion system F family protein, whose amino-acid sequence MTGTGSDPGALTLGAAVLCVGAAVWLLAGRDRQLRRARLLLAGGGPVEPAGPDPVRRLSETAAWLRERWRVGYGGRMGRELLCLPAGCVIALLGGSVLPLLGAVLATPAVGRWLRARRRERDRVRRAAGVIELCATVAGELRAGRHPGEALLAVDPGHLRDRWGLVTAAARFGGDVPDALRRAARLPGAEGLTGVAACWQVAVDEGAGLAAGLDRVAAALRAERDQRESLDAKLAGARATAVALAVLPVVGLVLGGLLGADPLHELLHTPAGLSCLLVGGLLEWAGLVWTGRMVRAAREPGRPVADER is encoded by the coding sequence ATGACGGGCACGGGATCGGACCCGGGGGCGCTGACGCTGGGTGCCGCGGTGCTGTGCGTGGGAGCGGCCGTATGGCTCCTCGCCGGGCGGGACCGGCAGCTGCGCCGGGCCAGGCTGCTGCTCGCGGGCGGCGGACCCGTCGAGCCCGCCGGCCCCGACCCGGTGCGGAGGCTCTCCGAGACGGCCGCGTGGCTGCGCGAGCGCTGGCGGGTCGGGTACGGCGGCCGGATGGGGCGTGAGCTGCTGTGTCTGCCGGCCGGATGCGTGATCGCGCTGCTGGGCGGTTCGGTTCTGCCGCTGCTCGGCGCGGTGCTGGCCACTCCGGCCGTCGGCCGGTGGCTGCGGGCCCGGCGGCGAGAGCGGGACCGTGTGCGGCGCGCCGCCGGGGTGATCGAGCTCTGTGCCACCGTGGCGGGCGAGCTGCGGGCCGGGCGGCATCCCGGCGAGGCGCTGCTGGCCGTGGACCCGGGGCACTTGCGGGACCGCTGGGGGCTGGTGACGGCCGCCGCGCGGTTCGGCGGGGACGTACCGGACGCGCTGCGGAGAGCGGCCCGGCTGCCGGGTGCCGAGGGGTTGACCGGGGTCGCTGCCTGCTGGCAGGTGGCGGTCGACGAGGGGGCGGGGCTGGCGGCGGGCCTCGACCGGGTGGCGGCGGCCCTGCGCGCGGAGCGGGACCAACGGGAGAGCCTGGACGCCAAGCTCGCGGGGGCCAGGGCCACCGCCGTCGCGCTGGCCGTGCTGCCCGTCGTCGGGCTGGTGCTGGGCGGTCTATTGGGGGCCGATCCGCTGCACGAGCTGCTGCACACCCCTGCCGGGCTGAGCTGTCTGCTGGTGGGCGGCCTGCTGGAGTGGGCGGGTCTGGTCTGGACCGGTCGGATGGTGCGGGCGGCGCGCGAGCCGGGGCGGCCGGTGGCCGATGAGCGGTGA
- a CDS encoding TadA family conjugal transfer-associated ATPase has translation MSAVSPELLDAVRLRLAGSGAEPTPARVAAALREEGRLLGDTEVLGVVEALRSELVGTGPLEPLLAAPDVTDVLVTAPDEVWVDRGSGLERTAVTFADAAALRRLAQRLAAVAGRRLDDARPWVDARLPDGTRLHAVLPPVAVGSTCLSLRVVRPRAFSLAELEAAGTVPPGGAQLLRAMLDARLSYLVSGGTGSGKTTLLSTLLGLVGPEERIVLAEDSAELRPDHPHVVRLETRPANQEGTGQVTLRDLVRQALRMRPDRLVVGEVRGAEVTDLLGALNTGHEGGCGTVHANTAADVPARLEALGSTAGLDRAALHSQLAAALSVVVHLVRDRGGRRRIAELHVLDRDRAGYVTTVPAAVWGPERFERAAGWQRLQRLCTRGGGAA, from the coding sequence ATGAGCGCCGTATCGCCGGAGCTGCTGGACGCGGTGCGGCTGCGGCTGGCCGGGAGCGGTGCCGAGCCCACGCCCGCACGGGTGGCGGCGGCCCTGCGCGAGGAGGGGCGGCTGCTCGGCGACACCGAGGTGCTCGGGGTTGTCGAGGCGCTGCGCTCGGAGCTGGTCGGCACCGGGCCGCTGGAGCCGCTGCTGGCCGCGCCCGATGTCACGGACGTCCTGGTCACCGCCCCCGATGAGGTGTGGGTGGACCGCGGTTCGGGGCTGGAGCGCACGGCCGTCACCTTCGCCGACGCGGCCGCCCTGCGCAGGCTCGCGCAGCGGCTCGCCGCGGTGGCCGGGCGGAGGCTGGATGACGCCCGGCCGTGGGTGGACGCCCGCCTGCCGGATGGGACACGGCTGCATGCGGTGCTCCCTCCGGTCGCGGTCGGCTCGACCTGTCTGTCGCTGCGGGTGGTGCGCCCCCGGGCGTTCTCCCTCGCGGAGCTGGAAGCGGCCGGGACCGTGCCGCCGGGCGGCGCGCAGCTGCTGCGGGCCATGCTGGACGCCCGGCTTTCCTACCTGGTCAGCGGCGGTACGGGATCGGGTAAGACGACGTTGCTCAGCACTCTCCTGGGGCTGGTCGGTCCGGAGGAGCGGATCGTCCTCGCCGAGGACTCGGCCGAGCTGCGGCCCGACCATCCCCATGTGGTCCGGCTGGAGACGCGCCCCGCCAACCAGGAGGGCACAGGCCAGGTCACCCTGCGGGATCTGGTGCGGCAGGCGCTGCGGATGCGCCCCGACCGGCTGGTGGTCGGGGAGGTGAGAGGCGCCGAGGTCACGGACCTCCTGGGGGCCTTGAACACTGGCCATGAGGGCGGCTGCGGCACGGTCCACGCCAATACGGCGGCGGATGTACCCGCGCGCTTGGAGGCGCTCGGTTCGACCGCGGGGCTGGACCGGGCCGCGCTGCACAGCCAGTTGGCGGCGGCGCTGTCAGTCGTGGTCCATCTGGTGCGGGACCGTGGCGGGCGGCGCAGGATCGCCGAGCTGCATGTGCTGGACCGGGACCGGGCGGGCTATGTCACGACCGTTCCCGCGGCCGTATGGGGCCCGGAGCGCTTCGAGCGGGCGGCGGGCTGGCAGCGGCTCCAGCGGCTGTGCACGCGGGGCGGAGGCGCGGCATGA
- the ssd gene encoding septum site-determining protein Ssd produces MTASITPERPSAAEGQRGRPLIVTEDEELLDDLLRLCAAAGAEPEVAHGALTRRGSWEAAPLILVGDDAAAHLCDRARRQGVLLIGRDLDDHGIWQRAVALGADNVAFLPDAEMWLVDRIADVAEGVGRQALTIGVIGGRGGAGASTLACALAVTAARSGRRTMLIDGDPLGGGLDVLLGGEGAQGLRWPAFAESRGRVAGSALEESLPELHSLRVLSWDRGDSVVIPPSAMRAVLAAARRRGGVVVVDLPRRVDDAAAEALAQIDLGLLVVPAELRAVAAAHRVASTVGMVLRDLRAVVRGPCGPELGDEEIAGLLGLPLAGQLPPEPGLPEAFEGGEPPGGSPRGPLGRFCAEFWVRALADEGGVTA; encoded by the coding sequence GTGACTGCATCCATCACACCGGAACGCCCTTCGGCGGCCGAAGGACAGCGGGGCAGACCGCTCATCGTCACCGAGGACGAGGAACTTCTCGACGATCTGCTGCGGCTGTGCGCGGCGGCCGGAGCGGAACCGGAAGTGGCACATGGCGCACTCACCCGCCGGGGCAGCTGGGAGGCCGCACCGCTGATTCTGGTCGGCGACGACGCGGCCGCCCATCTGTGCGACCGAGCCCGCAGACAAGGGGTGCTGCTCATCGGACGCGATCTGGACGACCACGGCATCTGGCAGCGGGCGGTGGCGCTCGGTGCGGACAATGTGGCGTTCCTGCCCGATGCCGAGATGTGGCTGGTGGACCGGATCGCCGATGTCGCCGAGGGCGTGGGCCGGCAGGCCCTGACCATCGGGGTCATCGGCGGCCGCGGTGGCGCGGGCGCCTCCACTCTCGCCTGCGCCCTGGCGGTCACCGCGGCCCGATCGGGCCGCCGCACCATGCTGATCGACGGCGACCCGCTGGGCGGCGGGCTCGATGTGCTGCTCGGTGGCGAGGGCGCGCAAGGGCTGAGATGGCCCGCCTTCGCCGAGTCGCGGGGGCGGGTCGCCGGCAGCGCCCTGGAGGAATCGCTGCCCGAGCTGCACTCGCTGCGGGTGCTCAGCTGGGACCGCGGCGATTCGGTCGTCATCCCGCCGTCCGCGATGCGGGCGGTGCTGGCCGCGGCCAGACGGCGCGGCGGGGTCGTGGTGGTGGATCTGCCGCGCCGCGTCGACGACGCGGCGGCCGAGGCCCTGGCCCAGATCGACCTCGGGCTGCTGGTCGTCCCGGCGGAGCTGCGAGCGGTCGCGGCCGCCCACCGGGTGGCGTCCACGGTGGGCATGGTGCTGCGGGATCTGCGCGCGGTGGTGCGAGGCCCGTGTGGACCGGAGCTCGGCGACGAGGAGATCGCGGGGCTGCTCGGGCTGCCGCTGGCCGGGCAGCTGCCACCGGAGCCCGGACTGCCGGAGGCGTTCGAGGGCGGGGAGCCCCCGGGCGGCAGCCCCCGCGGACCGCTCGGCCGGTTCTGTGCCGAGTTCTGGGTGCGTGCTCTCGCCGACGAGGGGGGTGTCACCGCATGA
- a CDS encoding HAD family hydrolase — MLGVVENHSLPRTAAFFDLDKTVIAKSSTLTFSKSFYQGGLINRRAVLRTAYAQFVFLAGGADHEQMERMREYLSALCRGWNVQQVKEIVAETLHDLIDPIIYDEAASLIEEHHTAGRDVVIVSTSGAEVVEPVGELLGADRVVATRMVVEDGVFTGEVEYYAYGPTKAEAIAELAESEGYDLSRCYAYSDSVTDLPMLEAVGHPHAVNPDRALRREAAARGWPVLSFNRPVRLKQRRPSLSMPPRPVLAMAAAVGAAAATAGLVWYTTRRRTPYARI, encoded by the coding sequence ATGCTCGGCGTCGTGGAAAACCACTCCTTGCCTCGGACAGCCGCCTTCTTTGACCTGGACAAGACGGTCATTGCGAAGTCGAGCACTCTCACCTTCAGCAAGTCCTTCTACCAGGGTGGGCTGATCAACCGTCGAGCCGTACTGCGTACTGCCTATGCGCAGTTTGTCTTCCTGGCCGGCGGCGCCGATCACGAGCAGATGGAGCGGATGCGCGAGTACCTCTCCGCGCTTTGCCGAGGATGGAATGTTCAGCAGGTCAAGGAGATCGTCGCGGAGACCCTGCACGACCTCATCGACCCCATCATCTACGACGAGGCCGCCTCGCTCATCGAGGAACATCACACCGCAGGCCGCGATGTGGTGATCGTCAGCACCTCGGGGGCGGAGGTGGTCGAGCCGGTCGGCGAGCTTCTGGGCGCGGACCGCGTGGTGGCCACCCGTATGGTCGTCGAGGACGGAGTGTTCACCGGAGAGGTGGAGTACTACGCCTATGGCCCGACCAAGGCGGAGGCGATCGCCGAACTGGCCGAGTCGGAGGGCTACGACTTGTCGCGCTGTTACGCCTACAGCGATTCGGTGACCGACCTTCCCATGCTGGAGGCGGTCGGCCACCCTCACGCGGTCAACCCGGACCGTGCGCTGCGGCGTGAGGCGGCGGCGCGCGGCTGGCCGGTGCTCTCCTTCAACCGCCCGGTCCGGCTCAAGCAGCGCAGACCCTCGCTCTCCATGCCGCCGCGCCCAGTGCTCGCCATGGCGGCGGCCGTCGGCGCGGCCGCCGCCACCGCCGGTCTGGTGTGGTACACCACTCGGCGCCGCACCCCTTATGCCCGCATTTAG
- a CDS encoding oxidoreductase, which yields MSTSADPLAALAALPGVTESVDAVRTAVDRVYGHRVMRRRSNEVTSEAALRGARGSAALAGADWALEEVRRRTDFGAEGEPRTVGAALRLTAEAGQLLSIWRQSPLRVLARLHLVAAGGAEENERIGRPRQSGEPVDEPLIGSTLPLPDADEVAGRLDGLARLLLAGSQAPALVTAAVVHGELLALRPFVSRNGLVARAAERIVLVDSGLDPKSICPAEVGYAELGVAPYMAALEGYASGTPEGMAAWIGHCGRAVELGVRESTAVCEALQRGAA from the coding sequence ATGAGTACGTCAGCTGATCCGCTCGCCGCCCTGGCCGCCCTGCCCGGTGTGACCGAGTCCGTGGACGCCGTACGGACCGCGGTGGACCGGGTCTATGGACACCGGGTGATGCGCCGCCGCAGCAATGAGGTCACCTCCGAGGCGGCGTTGCGCGGGGCGCGTGGCTCCGCCGCGCTGGCCGGTGCGGACTGGGCGCTGGAAGAGGTGCGCCGTCGCACCGACTTCGGAGCCGAGGGCGAGCCGCGCACGGTGGGTGCGGCGTTGCGGCTGACCGCCGAGGCGGGGCAGCTGCTGAGCATCTGGCGTCAGTCGCCGCTGCGGGTGCTGGCCCGGCTGCATCTGGTCGCGGCGGGTGGGGCGGAGGAGAACGAGCGGATCGGGCGCCCCCGGCAGTCGGGTGAACCGGTGGACGAACCGCTGATCGGGTCGACTCTGCCGCTGCCGGACGCGGATGAGGTGGCGGGGCGGCTCGATGGACTGGCCCGGCTGCTGCTCGCGGGCAGCCAGGCACCGGCGCTGGTGACGGCGGCGGTGGTGCACGGTGAACTGCTCGCCCTGCGGCCCTTTGTCTCCCGTAACGGCCTGGTGGCGCGTGCGGCCGAGCGCATCGTGCTGGTCGACAGCGGTCTTGACCCGAAGTCGATCTGCCCGGCCGAGGTGGGGTACGCAGAGCTGGGCGTCGCGCCGTACATGGCGGCGCTGGAGGGTTATGCGTCCGGGACGCCGGAGGGGATGGCGGCGTGGATCGGGCACTGCGGACGGGCGGTTGAGCTCGGGGTGCGTGAGTCCACGGCGGTCTGCGAGGCCCTGCAGCGTGGGGCGGCCTGA
- a CDS encoding ATP-binding protein: MKIAFVGKGGSGKTTLSSLFIRHLAATHAPVVAVDADINQHLGAALGLDEAEAAALPAMGAHLPLIKDYLRGTNPRITSAETMIKTTPPGEGSRLLRIDEDNPVYQACARTLSLDDGAVRLMATGPFTESDLGVACYHSKVGAIELCLNHLVDGRGEFIVVDMTAGSDSFASGLFTRFDMTFLVAEPTRKGVSVYRQYKEYARDFDVALRVVGNKVQGPDDLDFLRAEVGDDLLVAFGHSDWVRAMEKGRAPRFEELEEANRDALRVLQDAVDASYQRRDWQRYTRQMVHFHLKNAQSWGNAKTGADLAAQVDPAFALGEFAPEQGSAATPAPA; the protein is encoded by the coding sequence ATGAAGATCGCTTTCGTAGGCAAGGGTGGAAGCGGAAAGACCACGCTGTCGTCGCTGTTCATCCGCCATCTCGCCGCCACCCACGCCCCCGTCGTCGCTGTCGACGCCGATATCAATCAGCACCTGGGTGCGGCGCTCGGCCTCGACGAGGCGGAGGCCGCCGCCCTGCCGGCCATGGGCGCCCATCTCCCCCTGATCAAGGACTACTTGCGCGGTACGAACCCCCGGATCACCTCCGCCGAGACCATGATCAAGACAACCCCGCCGGGTGAGGGGTCGCGGCTGCTGCGGATCGACGAGGACAACCCCGTCTACCAGGCGTGCGCCCGGACCCTGTCGCTCGACGACGGTGCGGTGCGGCTGATGGCGACCGGCCCCTTCACCGAATCCGACCTCGGCGTCGCCTGCTACCACTCCAAGGTCGGTGCGATCGAGCTGTGCCTGAACCATCTCGTCGACGGACGCGGCGAGTTCATCGTCGTCGACATGACGGCGGGCAGCGACTCCTTCGCCTCCGGCCTCTTCACCCGCTTCGACATGACGTTCCTGGTGGCCGAGCCCACGCGCAAGGGCGTCTCCGTCTACCGCCAGTACAAGGAGTACGCCCGCGACTTCGATGTGGCGCTCCGGGTGGTGGGCAACAAGGTGCAGGGCCCGGACGACCTGGACTTCCTCCGGGCGGAGGTGGGCGATGACCTCCTGGTCGCCTTCGGCCACTCCGACTGGGTCCGGGCGATGGAGAAGGGCCGTGCGCCCCGGTTCGAGGAGCTGGAGGAGGCGAACCGCGACGCGCTGCGCGTGCTACAGGACGCGGTGGACGCCTCGTACCAGCGGCGTGACTGGCAGCGGTACACCCGCCAGATGGTGCACTTCCATCTCAAGAACGCGCAGAGCTGGGGAAACGCGAAGACGGGTGCCGATCTGGCCGCCCAGGTCGACCCCGCCTTCGCATTGGGGGAGTTCGCGCCGGAGCAGGGCTCGGCGGCTACTCCCGCTCCCGCTTAG